Proteins co-encoded in one Alkalinema sp. FACHB-956 genomic window:
- the psb28 gene encoding photosystem II reaction center protein Psb28, with amino-acid sequence MAEIQFSRGVTETVIPDVRLTRSRDGSKGTASFYFEKPDALMSTSMDSITGMYLLDEEGEICSRDVKAKFINGQPEALEVLYIMRSPEEWDRFIRFMERYGEQNGLVQQRSSDNEEA; translated from the coding sequence ATGGCAGAGATTCAATTTTCCCGAGGTGTGACTGAGACGGTGATTCCCGATGTTCGCCTGACCCGCAGTCGGGATGGATCGAAGGGAACGGCCAGCTTCTACTTCGAGAAGCCTGATGCGCTAATGAGCACCAGTATGGATTCCATCACAGGGATGTATCTACTGGACGAAGAAGGCGAAATTTGCTCCCGAGATGTCAAAGCTAAATTTATCAACGGCCAACCCGAAGCGCTAGAAGTGCTGTATATCATGCGGTCTCCTGAAGAATGGGATCGGTTTATCCGGTTTATGGAGCGCTATGGTGAGCAGAACGGTCTGGTACAGCAGCGATCGAGCGATAACGAAGAAGCTTAA